From Candidatus Manganitrophus morganii, the proteins below share one genomic window:
- a CDS encoding 30S ribosomal protein S1 has product MAKGKRTVFDADEMLDSEKSQERMELEALYAETFKNLQEGSVVEGIILSIQEDGIMVDIGYKSEGMVARQEFTPEEIGKLKAGEKIQIYLEEREDSEGNIILSKEKADRMKIWKEIEEVYQKDAVIEGKVISRIKGGMIVDIGVKAFLPGSQIDLRPVRDLDQLIGKTFPMKIIKMNHRRGNIVVSRRVLLEESRDRKRQTTLSSLQEGQVVEGVVKNITEYGAFIDLGGIDGLLHITDMSWGRVGHPSELFMVGDKVSVVVLKYDKETGRVSLGYKQKMPDPWSHVEERYPVGTRITGKVVSLTDYGAFVELEPGVEGLVHISEMSWAHEAKHPSKIVSVSDRVNAVILNVDRKGRKISLGMKQVEPNPWNVVEQRYPPGAKITGKVRSITDFGVFVGLEEGIDGLIHISDISWTRHVKHPSEVFKKGQPIEAVVLKVDREKERISLGFKQLTSDPWETDIPQKYRVGSGVRGKVTKITDFGVFVELEENVEGLIHISESGVEAPARVEDVFHIGNEVEAKIIRIDTAERKIALSVREHRRDSDKEAVDRFHHTQGKLDQSIGAVASKITRRQKNDEGKES; this is encoded by the coding sequence ATGGCAAAAGGAAAAAGAACGGTTTTTGATGCCGATGAGATGCTTGACTCCGAGAAGAGCCAGGAGCGGATGGAGCTTGAAGCGCTCTATGCCGAGACGTTCAAAAATCTCCAAGAGGGGAGCGTCGTAGAAGGGATCATCCTTTCCATTCAAGAAGACGGGATCATGGTCGATATCGGATATAAGTCCGAAGGGATGGTCGCCAGACAGGAATTCACCCCCGAAGAGATCGGCAAGCTCAAAGCGGGGGAGAAGATCCAGATCTACCTTGAAGAGCGGGAAGACTCCGAGGGAAACATTATCCTCTCGAAGGAAAAAGCCGACCGGATGAAGATCTGGAAGGAGATCGAAGAGGTCTACCAGAAAGATGCCGTGATCGAAGGAAAGGTGATCTCCCGGATCAAGGGGGGGATGATCGTCGATATCGGGGTCAAGGCGTTTTTACCCGGTTCTCAGATCGATCTTCGGCCGGTGCGCGATCTCGACCAGCTGATCGGAAAAACCTTTCCGATGAAGATCATCAAGATGAATCACCGCCGCGGCAACATCGTCGTTTCCCGCCGGGTTCTCCTGGAGGAGTCGCGCGATCGGAAGCGGCAGACGACCCTCTCCTCGCTCCAAGAGGGGCAGGTGGTCGAAGGGGTGGTGAAGAACATCACCGAATACGGCGCGTTTATCGATCTCGGCGGCATCGACGGTCTGCTGCACATCACCGACATGTCGTGGGGCCGGGTCGGCCATCCCTCCGAGCTTTTCATGGTGGGGGACAAGGTTTCGGTCGTCGTCCTCAAATACGACAAGGAGACCGGCCGGGTCTCGCTCGGCTACAAGCAGAAGATGCCCGATCCCTGGAGCCATGTCGAGGAGCGGTATCCGGTCGGAACCCGCATCACCGGCAAAGTGGTCAGCCTGACCGATTACGGCGCCTTCGTCGAGTTGGAGCCGGGGGTCGAAGGGCTGGTCCACATCTCGGAGATGTCGTGGGCGCATGAAGCGAAGCATCCGTCGAAGATCGTTTCGGTCAGCGATCGGGTCAACGCCGTCATCCTCAACGTCGATCGGAAGGGAAGAAAAATCTCGCTCGGTATGAAGCAGGTCGAGCCGAACCCCTGGAACGTCGTCGAGCAGCGTTATCCGCCGGGGGCGAAGATCACCGGCAAGGTCCGGAGCATCACCGACTTCGGCGTCTTTGTCGGCCTGGAAGAGGGAATCGACGGGCTGATCCATATTTCCGATATCTCCTGGACCCGCCATGTCAAACATCCTTCGGAGGTCTTCAAAAAAGGACAGCCGATTGAAGCGGTCGTGCTGAAGGTCGATCGTGAGAAGGAGCGAATCTCGCTCGGCTTCAAGCAGCTGACCTCCGATCCATGGGAGACCGATATCCCGCAGAAATACAGGGTCGGCAGCGGTGTTCGTGGGAAGGTGACCAAAATTACCGACTTTGGGGTTTTCGTCGAGCTCGAAGAGAATGTGGAGGGCCTGATCCATATCAGCGAATCGGGGGTGGAAGCGCCCGCTCGCGTGGAGGATGTTTTCCACATCGGAAACGAGGTCGAAGCGAAGATCATCCGGATCGATACGGCGGAGAGAAAGATCGCCCTGTCGGTTCGAGAGCACCGGCGCGATTCGGACAAAGAAGCGGTCGACCGCTTCCATCACACGCAGGGAAAGCTCGATCAATCGATCGGGGCGGTTGCCAGCAAGATCACACGGCGGCAGAAAAACGACGAGGGAAAAGAGTCGTAA
- the sppA gene encoding signal peptide peptidase SppA: MNRKSILIGGIYFLLFLLLFFAFMFWTSRYIDGGEGAAWGGGDRIALIRIEGVIADSKTVVEDLRRYHRDDSIKAILIRIDSPGGAVVPSQEIYDEVKRIRDAGKKRIVTSMGTVAASGGYYIAAASEKIIANPGTLTGSIGVIMELVNVEGLLQKIGVEGTVIKSGENKDVGSPFRKMTEEERALLQNVMDDVHAQFIEAVAEGRSLKIETVRPYADGRIFTGRQAKEIGLVDELGNLQDAIQRTAELAGIEGEPQTVEKQERSTLFEFLQNRFLGKWEGARFPGGSVRLNYLFSF, encoded by the coding sequence ATGAATCGAAAATCAATTCTGATCGGCGGAATTTACTTTCTTCTCTTCCTCCTCCTCTTCTTCGCCTTTATGTTCTGGACCAGCCGTTACATCGACGGCGGGGAGGGAGCGGCGTGGGGGGGCGGAGATCGGATCGCCCTCATCCGTATTGAAGGGGTCATCGCCGATTCAAAAACCGTGGTCGAAGATCTGCGGCGCTACCACCGGGATGACAGTATCAAGGCGATTCTCATCCGAATCGACAGCCCCGGCGGCGCCGTGGTCCCCTCCCAAGAAATTTATGATGAGGTGAAGCGGATTCGCGACGCGGGAAAGAAAAGGATCGTCACCTCCATGGGGACGGTGGCCGCTTCCGGCGGCTATTATATCGCCGCCGCCTCGGAGAAAATCATCGCCAACCCCGGGACCCTCACCGGCAGCATCGGCGTCATTATGGAGCTGGTCAACGTCGAAGGGCTTCTTCAAAAAATCGGCGTGGAGGGAACGGTCATCAAGAGCGGAGAGAATAAAGATGTCGGCTCCCCCTTCCGGAAGATGACCGAGGAGGAGCGTGCGCTGCTGCAGAATGTGATGGACGACGTCCACGCGCAATTTATCGAAGCGGTCGCCGAAGGGCGCTCTCTCAAGATCGAGACGGTTCGTCCCTACGCCGACGGGCGAATCTTTACCGGCCGCCAGGCGAAGGAGATCGGTCTGGTCGATGAGCTGGGGAACCTTCAGGATGCCATCCAGCGGACGGCGGAGCTGGCGGGGATTGAAGGGGAACCCCAGACAGTGGAGAAGCAGGAGCGGTCGACGTTATTTGAGTTTCTGCAAAACCGGTTTCTGGGAAAGTGGGAGGGGGCTCGCTTCCCGGGCGGTTCGGTCCGGCTGAACTATCTTTTCTCCTTCTAG
- a CDS encoding integration host factor subunit beta — protein sequence MMTKAELIEKVAEHYTVLTKRQTEILVNTFFDSIKEALAKGDKIEIRGFGSFRLRHRRMREGRNPKTGALVSVPEKKVPFFKAGKELKELVDRG from the coding sequence ATGATGACCAAAGCAGAACTGATCGAAAAAGTCGCGGAACATTACACCGTCCTGACCAAACGTCAGACGGAAATCCTGGTCAACACTTTCTTTGACAGTATCAAAGAGGCGTTGGCCAAGGGGGACAAGATCGAGATCCGGGGGTTTGGAAGCTTCCGGCTCCGGCACCGAAGAATGCGAGAGGGGCGAAACCCGAAGACCGGCGCATTGGTCTCGGTCCCCGAGAAGAAGGTTCCCTTCTTCAAGGCCGGAAAAGAGCTGAAGGAACTGGTCGACCGGGGATAA
- a CDS encoding DUF1565 domain-containing protein yields the protein MNAADQGDTVQVAAGTYRPGSSGLPTDPGERFPLRIKEGVSLVGEPTGAAQGTVIQGSGAHTSASAGAFQAAMILTEGAAISRLTVRSDGEVGVVAEGVNGEISNVQFTNNETGARLISSNVSISNNTFSGNTIGIQSMLGDSSRIEQNTIQSNTGDPGIGVQIVNAGPALRQNQVTGNPGGGVVVDGQSNPDLGGGGRSDGANTLSCNPAGDLINNDNNTIFARNNLWDHLNPDGIDAVDNGAGIIDTTGAGIAALPCG from the coding sequence CTGAATGCCGCAGACCAAGGAGATACCGTTCAGGTGGCGGCGGGGACCTATCGGCCCGGCAGCAGCGGACTTCCGACCGATCCCGGCGAGCGCTTCCCCCTCCGGATCAAGGAGGGGGTCTCGCTCGTCGGAGAGCCGACCGGCGCAGCCCAGGGGACGGTGATTCAGGGAAGCGGCGCCCACACCAGCGCGTCCGCCGGCGCTTTCCAGGCGGCGATGATCCTCACCGAGGGGGCGGCAATTTCCCGGTTGACCGTTCGAAGCGACGGAGAGGTCGGTGTGGTCGCGGAGGGGGTCAACGGAGAGATCAGCAACGTTCAGTTCACAAACAACGAAACCGGCGCGCGGCTCATTTCAAGCAACGTCTCCATCTCGAACAATACCTTCAGCGGGAATACGATCGGGATTCAATCGATGTTGGGGGATTCAAGTCGGATCGAACAGAATACGATCCAGAGCAACACAGGAGATCCGGGGATCGGTGTCCAAATCGTAAATGCCGGTCCGGCGCTCCGTCAAAACCAGGTAACGGGCAATCCGGGAGGAGGGGTGGTGGTCGACGGACAATCGAACCCCGATCTCGGGGGCGGGGGAAGGAGCGACGGCGCCAACACGCTCAGCTGCAATCCCGCGGGCGACCTCATCAATAACGATAATAATACGATTTTTGCCCGGAATAACTTGTGGGATCATCTCAATCCGGACGGGATCGACGCCGTCGACAACGGCGCCGGAATCATCGATACCACCGGCGCCGGGATCGCTGCGCTCCCTTGCGGATAG
- the hisS gene encoding histidine--tRNA ligase — protein sequence MAKFASLRGFKDILPEESDRWLWVESTAHETFNVFGFSHIRTPILENTELFTRSIGEATDIVEKEMYTFEDWDGKKVTLRPEGTASVVRAYLEHHLSEKIPLSKLYYIGPMFRHERPQAGRLRQFHQIGAEIIGDIDPRQDVELLSLLTRFFERMQVTDLTLEINSLGCPVCRPTYRAALQSYFEKYLPDLCEDCRRRFKTNPLRILDCKKEACKAIARNAPSPIDHLCAECREHFKAVQEGLDQLAIPYQIQPHLVRGLDYYTKTAFELTTNKLGAQNAVAAGGRYDGLVEALGGPPTPAIGFAIGVERLVQLIDPALVPTSRLQLFLAPLGKAAGAALFPLLLALRRKNIRSEMGNDAIGLKSQMKRADRLGAAYVLIVGENEMTQGKAILRNMSTKAQEEIPLSTLIETLAAKLS from the coding sequence ATGGCCAAATTCGCATCGTTGAGAGGCTTCAAAGACATTCTTCCGGAGGAATCCGACCGCTGGCTCTGGGTCGAATCGACCGCGCACGAAACCTTCAACGTCTTCGGCTTCTCCCACATCCGGACCCCCATTCTCGAAAACACCGAGCTCTTCACCCGAAGCATCGGCGAAGCCACCGACATCGTCGAAAAAGAGATGTACACGTTTGAAGATTGGGACGGAAAGAAAGTCACCCTCCGTCCCGAAGGGACCGCTTCGGTTGTCCGCGCTTATCTGGAGCATCACCTCAGCGAAAAAATTCCCCTCTCGAAGCTCTACTACATCGGCCCCATGTTCCGGCACGAGCGGCCTCAAGCGGGCCGCCTCCGCCAGTTCCACCAGATCGGCGCGGAGATCATCGGCGATATCGATCCGCGCCAGGATGTGGAGCTCCTCTCGCTGCTGACCCGCTTCTTCGAGCGGATGCAGGTGACCGACCTGACGCTGGAGATCAACTCCCTCGGCTGCCCGGTCTGCCGGCCGACCTATCGCGCGGCATTGCAATCTTATTTCGAGAAGTATCTTCCGGATCTCTGCGAAGATTGCCGGCGGCGCTTTAAGACCAATCCGCTCCGCATCCTCGACTGTAAAAAGGAGGCTTGCAAAGCAATCGCCCGGAACGCTCCTTCACCTATTGACCACCTCTGCGCCGAATGCCGGGAGCACTTCAAGGCCGTTCAGGAGGGGCTCGACCAACTCGCGATTCCCTATCAAATCCAGCCGCATCTGGTGCGGGGACTCGACTACTATACCAAAACCGCCTTCGAGCTGACGACCAATAAACTCGGCGCACAGAACGCGGTCGCCGCCGGAGGACGTTACGACGGCCTGGTCGAAGCGCTCGGCGGACCGCCGACGCCGGCCATCGGCTTCGCCATCGGGGTGGAGCGGCTGGTCCAGTTGATCGATCCGGCATTGGTTCCCACTTCGCGCCTCCAGCTTTTTCTCGCCCCGTTGGGGAAGGCGGCCGGCGCGGCGCTTTTCCCGCTTCTTCTGGCCCTCCGGCGGAAGAATATCCGGAGCGAGATGGGGAACGACGCGATCGGCCTGAAGAGCCAGATGAAACGGGCCGACCGGTTGGGGGCGGCGTATGTCTTGATTGTCGGCGAAAACGAAATGACGCAGGGAAAAGCGATTCTGCGGAACATGTCGACCAAGGCGCAGGAGGAGATCCCATTATCGACCCTCATCGAAACGCTGGCCGCAAAACTTTCTTAA
- a CDS encoding Crp/Fnr family transcriptional regulator, producing the protein MTDDRQLVLRHVPFFQDLSAEELAKLAPLLRETSYRKNEVLFRTNDPGNTLYILRSGRVKVTLTDRHGREVILRVLQPGEIFGEMAVLDGYPRSATVTALEKSYAATLDRDSFLRFIQSHPQWSLKMLATMSRRLRKANERISSAILSDAHGKVSRVLLDLIPEGEWEGKREGIRVRLALTRQQLAAMAGVTRETFIRVLKEFERAGSIRTEGKEIIILKQADLSREIF; encoded by the coding sequence ATGACGGATGATCGGCAGCTCGTGCTGCGGCATGTTCCTTTTTTTCAGGATCTCTCTGCGGAGGAGCTCGCGAAGTTGGCCCCTTTGCTCAGGGAGACGAGTTATCGGAAAAATGAGGTTCTCTTCCGGACGAACGATCCGGGGAACACCCTTTATATCTTACGGTCGGGGCGGGTCAAGGTCACCTTGACCGACCGGCACGGGCGGGAGGTGATCCTTCGGGTCTTGCAGCCGGGAGAGATTTTCGGAGAGATGGCGGTGCTGGATGGATATCCCCGCTCCGCGACAGTGACCGCCTTGGAGAAGAGCTACGCCGCCACCCTCGACCGCGACTCGTTTCTTCGGTTCATTCAGAGTCATCCCCAGTGGTCGCTGAAGATGCTCGCCACGATGAGCCGCCGGCTCCGGAAAGCGAACGAGCGGATCAGCTCCGCCATCCTCTCGGATGCCCACGGCAAGGTGAGCCGGGTCCTCCTCGACCTGATCCCCGAAGGGGAATGGGAAGGGAAGCGAGAGGGAATCCGGGTGCGGCTGGCGCTCACCCGGCAGCAGTTGGCGGCAATGGCCGGCGTCACGCGCGAGACCTTCATCCGGGTTCTGAAAGAGTTCGAGCGCGCCGGATCGATCCGGACCGAGGGAAAAGAGATCATTATCCTGAAGCAGGCCGACCTCAGCCGCGAGATTTTCTAG
- a CDS encoding VCBS repeat-containing protein encodes MVLQVRSRFWFFLPVFLAFLFLEGCSSSTPRSAETAPAAGAPPAGTSPPPVQVQAPQLRQTLAGGGEGWLGSPAAADLDGDGRMEIIAPRGGFLFVWHADGTLFWKSAYGFSAETSPATISGRIWGPPVAADLDGDGKLEIAAGSHKEMISVWSWDGKMKAGWPKIVGGEAGSADREIRSLAAGPLGNGKSALLASRTRTTKVPVAFLLDSQGTVLPGWPQLAASGGCVLLPAQDANCFEAGTYNQNVGLADLDGDGKTDAIIGYDNAYVGLFHLSGVPFGTPFLNRPFFPGVPAFHDPALAIQGFGPDGEDRSEFTDSPPVVADLDGDGARELILVGDHERAGITTILGNSLFVFRSDATRFPGFERPFETRGHHSPRVTEDPGGNIVDVTPAPAVADLDGDGKKEILFPAYDGVLYAVHSDGQLFWTFAFSDLGTRFASEPVVADLNNDGVPEVLFATYETEGEKGALVILNHLGAELTKISLPGRGAMAAPTLADLDGDGELEAIVSLKDVSSQGGVQIYALPGSKTNRLFWPTGRGNFLRNGDTSH; translated from the coding sequence TTGGTTTTGCAGGTTCGCTCCCGATTTTGGTTTTTCCTCCCGGTTTTCCTCGCGTTTCTTTTCCTTGAGGGTTGTTCGAGTTCGACTCCCCGCTCGGCCGAAACCGCTCCCGCCGCCGGGGCGCCGCCGGCCGGCACCTCTCCACCTCCGGTTCAAGTTCAAGCTCCGCAGCTAAGGCAGACGCTGGCGGGCGGCGGCGAAGGCTGGCTCGGCTCTCCTGCGGCGGCCGATCTCGACGGCGACGGTCGGATGGAGATCATCGCGCCGCGCGGCGGTTTTCTTTTCGTCTGGCATGCCGATGGAACCCTCTTTTGGAAATCGGCCTACGGTTTTTCGGCGGAGACGAGCCCGGCGACGATCAGCGGGCGGATCTGGGGGCCGCCGGTCGCGGCCGACCTCGACGGCGACGGGAAACTTGAAATCGCCGCCGGCAGCCACAAGGAGATGATCTCGGTCTGGAGCTGGGACGGAAAGATGAAAGCGGGTTGGCCGAAGATCGTCGGGGGAGAGGCGGGGTCGGCCGATCGGGAGATCCGGTCGCTCGCGGCCGGCCCCCTCGGCAACGGCAAATCGGCCCTGCTGGCGTCGCGGACCCGAACGACGAAGGTCCCGGTGGCCTTTCTGCTCGATTCTCAAGGAACGGTTCTCCCCGGCTGGCCGCAGCTTGCCGCGTCGGGCGGGTGCGTCCTTCTTCCCGCCCAAGATGCAAACTGTTTTGAGGCGGGGACCTACAATCAAAACGTGGGGCTCGCCGATCTCGACGGGGACGGGAAAACCGATGCGATCATCGGCTACGACAACGCCTATGTCGGCCTCTTCCATCTCAGCGGCGTTCCCTTTGGAACCCCTTTTCTCAATCGCCCCTTCTTCCCCGGTGTTCCCGCCTTCCACGATCCGGCGTTGGCGATCCAGGGGTTCGGGCCGGACGGAGAAGACCGAAGCGAGTTCACCGACTCCCCGCCGGTCGTCGCCGACCTCGACGGCGACGGCGCCCGCGAGCTGATTCTGGTGGGGGATCATGAACGGGCCGGGATCACCACGATTTTGGGAAACTCCCTCTTCGTCTTCCGCTCCGACGCCACCCGTTTTCCCGGTTTCGAGCGGCCGTTTGAGACGAGGGGCCATCATTCCCCGCGGGTGACCGAAGACCCCGGCGGGAACATCGTCGATGTCACCCCCGCGCCGGCCGTCGCCGACCTCGACGGGGATGGGAAGAAAGAAATCCTCTTCCCCGCGTATGACGGCGTGCTGTATGCGGTCCATTCCGACGGGCAGCTCTTCTGGACGTTTGCGTTTTCCGATTTGGGGACCCGGTTTGCTTCGGAGCCGGTCGTGGCCGATCTGAACAACGACGGGGTCCCGGAAGTTCTCTTTGCCACCTATGAGACCGAGGGAGAGAAGGGGGCTCTGGTGATTCTGAATCATCTCGGCGCGGAGCTGACGAAGATTTCCCTGCCGGGCCGTGGCGCCATGGCTGCGCCGACGCTCGCCGATCTCGACGGCGACGGGGAGTTGGAAGCGATCGTCAGCCTCAAAGATGTTTCATCCCAAGGCGGGGTGCAGATCTATGCGCTCCCCGGATCGAAAACCAACCGGCTCTTTTGGCCGACCGGCCGCGGTAATTTCCTGCGGAATGGTGATACAAGTCACTGA
- a CDS encoding VCBS repeat-containing protein, with protein sequence MIFSCNFIRRTFIGLFFSLSFSLAACSDSSLPSTPDRIADGGATPTEPTDQDSIPATQPADQDSIAAQQAASLISPVRAPRLHQTLSGGFEGWMGSPAVADLDKDGYPEIIAARDRTVYVWHSDGTLYWKAVAATSGRIWAPPVVADLDADGRLEVAVGSHQERISVWQWNGQPKAGWPKVLGGNTEIRSIAAGQIGSDRKLGLLASRTLVKPIAFLLNSSGAIQPGWPQLSSATGCTPKVTCFEAGTYNQNVGIADLNGDGKNDMLIGYDNAYAGVFHMNGVPFPTAPHFKRRYFPGVPAFHNPQLAVQGWGLNGTDRSEFTDSPPVVADINGDGKRELILVGDHELAGNTVNRGNSLFVFQADATRAPGFEWPFDTGGPLVYGDPGANIVDVTPASAVVDLDRDGKKEILFPSYDGNMYAVRSDGKLFWKFSFAANGARFASEPVVADLNKDGLPEILFTTYETTAGKGALIVLNRLGAKLAQVPLPGRGAMAAPTVADLYRNGELEVIVNLKDNTPAGGILIYDLPGSGTNLVLWPTGRGNFLRNGDATS encoded by the coding sequence TTGATCTTTTCTTGCAATTTCATCAGAAGGACTTTTATCGGTCTGTTTTTTTCATTGTCTTTTTCCCTGGCCGCCTGTTCCGACTCCTCTCTCCCATCCACCCCGGATCGGATCGCAGACGGCGGCGCGACACCGACCGAGCCGACCGATCAAGACTCCATTCCGGCCACCCAACCGGCTGATCAAGATTCCATCGCCGCGCAACAGGCCGCATCTCTGATTTCCCCTGTGCGGGCGCCGCGACTTCACCAGACGTTGAGCGGCGGATTCGAAGGGTGGATGGGCTCTCCCGCGGTGGCCGACTTAGACAAAGACGGGTATCCGGAGATTATTGCGGCGAGAGATCGAACCGTTTATGTGTGGCATTCGGACGGGACCCTTTACTGGAAGGCCGTCGCCGCCACCAGTGGACGGATCTGGGCGCCGCCGGTCGTCGCCGATCTCGATGCGGATGGACGGCTGGAAGTGGCGGTCGGCAGCCATCAGGAGCGAATCTCCGTCTGGCAGTGGAACGGACAACCCAAAGCGGGATGGCCGAAGGTTTTGGGAGGGAACACTGAAATCAGGTCAATCGCCGCCGGCCAGATCGGCAGCGACCGAAAGTTAGGGCTCCTCGCCTCACGGACGCTCGTGAAGCCGATCGCGTTTTTACTCAATTCGTCGGGAGCGATCCAACCGGGTTGGCCGCAGCTCTCCAGCGCCACCGGCTGCACTCCGAAAGTGACCTGCTTCGAAGCGGGCACTTACAATCAGAATGTCGGGATCGCCGATTTGAATGGCGATGGAAAGAACGACATGCTGATCGGTTACGATAACGCCTATGCCGGCGTCTTCCACATGAACGGCGTTCCTTTTCCAACCGCGCCGCACTTTAAGCGCCGCTATTTTCCGGGCGTTCCGGCGTTTCACAATCCGCAGTTGGCGGTCCAAGGATGGGGATTGAACGGGACCGATCGGAGCGAGTTTACCGACTCTCCCCCGGTCGTCGCCGACATCAACGGCGATGGAAAAAGAGAGCTGATCCTGGTGGGAGACCATGAGCTCGCCGGAAACACCGTCAATCGGGGGAATTCCCTTTTCGTCTTTCAGGCCGACGCCACGCGCGCGCCCGGTTTCGAGTGGCCCTTTGACACCGGCGGGCCGCTGGTTTATGGGGACCCCGGCGCGAATATCGTCGATGTGACTCCGGCTTCCGCGGTGGTCGATCTCGACCGGGATGGGAAAAAGGAGATCCTCTTCCCGTCGTACGATGGGAATATGTACGCCGTCCGCTCCGACGGGAAGCTCTTTTGGAAGTTCTCTTTTGCGGCCAACGGCGCCCGGTTTGCCTCGGAGCCGGTCGTGGCCGATCTCAACAAGGACGGCCTTCCGGAAATTCTGTTTACGACATATGAAACGACGGCCGGAAAAGGGGCATTGATTGTTTTGAACCGCCTCGGCGCAAAGTTGGCCCAGGTGCCGCTCCCGGGGCGGGGAGCGATGGCGGCGCCGACCGTGGCCGATCTCTACCGCAACGGGGAGTTGGAGGTGATCGTGAACCTGAAAGACAATACCCCCGCGGGCGGAATCTTAATTTATGATCTCCCCGGCTCCGGCACCAACTTGGTTCTCTGGCCGACCGGCCGCGGTAATTTTCTCCGAAACGGCGACGCAACGAGCTAG